One stretch of Microvirga lotononidis DNA includes these proteins:
- a CDS encoding RluA family pseudouridine synthase: protein MRKSGSGQNNGRGGRSGARQDFRSRDDRPARKSSSKSSSLKSSSLKSSAAKPGGLKSAAGKTRTATALREKPAAVRPKQARPAAVEAPRGPTRAQARAEAQEVLATGVQTLVVEPDEADMRVDRFLVARFPQLAFTHIQRIVRKGELRIDGKRAQPNDRLLAGQKVRVPPLKLDQPRPVSRNAAKDQDDRDFLKSITLYEDKDVLIINKPMGLAVQGGSGTKRHVDGLLESLKDDEGQKPRLVHRLDKDTAGCLVIAKTRFAASTMAKSFRARTTRKIYWALVAGVPRVKQGRVSTYLAKEGDEGDSRMRVARHGDEGASHALTYYAVVDTSAQKLAWLSLKPVTGRTHQLRAHTAHIGHPIVGDPKYFDIENWELPGGIQNKLHLLARRIVIAHPRTGKPIDVTAPLPPHMQQSFNLLGLDTSRYDPIVEAPEE, encoded by the coding sequence ATGAGAAAAAGCGGTTCAGGACAGAATAACGGTCGTGGCGGGCGCTCCGGGGCCCGGCAGGACTTTCGCTCGCGTGACGACAGACCGGCCCGCAAGTCGTCATCCAAATCTTCGTCGCTGAAGTCTTCGTCGCTCAAGTCTTCGGCGGCGAAGCCGGGCGGCTTGAAATCGGCTGCCGGCAAGACGCGGACGGCAACGGCCCTGCGCGAGAAACCGGCCGCTGTCCGGCCGAAGCAGGCGCGGCCCGCGGCCGTCGAGGCTCCGCGCGGGCCGACACGGGCGCAGGCCCGGGCGGAGGCTCAGGAGGTCCTGGCGACGGGCGTGCAGACCCTGGTGGTCGAGCCCGACGAGGCCGACATGCGCGTCGATCGCTTCCTGGTGGCCCGGTTCCCGCAGCTCGCCTTCACGCATATCCAGCGCATCGTCCGCAAAGGGGAACTGCGCATCGACGGCAAGCGGGCGCAGCCGAACGACCGGCTCCTGGCCGGCCAGAAGGTCCGCGTGCCGCCCCTGAAGCTCGATCAGCCGCGTCCGGTCTCCCGCAACGCGGCCAAGGACCAGGACGACCGCGATTTCCTGAAATCGATCACGCTCTACGAGGACAAGGACGTCCTCATCATCAACAAGCCGATGGGCCTCGCCGTCCAGGGCGGATCGGGCACCAAGCGGCATGTGGACGGCCTGCTCGAGTCGCTCAAGGACGACGAGGGGCAGAAGCCGCGCCTCGTCCACCGTCTCGACAAGGACACGGCCGGCTGCCTCGTCATCGCCAAGACGCGCTTCGCCGCGTCCACCATGGCCAAGTCCTTCCGCGCCCGCACCACGCGCAAGATCTACTGGGCGCTCGTCGCCGGCGTTCCGCGCGTCAAACAGGGCCGGGTCTCGACCTATCTGGCCAAGGAAGGCGACGAAGGCGATTCCCGCATGCGCGTGGCCCGGCACGGGGACGAGGGCGCGAGCCACGCCCTGACCTATTACGCGGTCGTCGATACGTCGGCGCAGAAGCTCGCCTGGCTGTCGCTGAAGCCGGTCACCGGGCGCACGCATCAGCTGCGCGCCCACACGGCCCATATCGGCCATCCCATCGTGGGCGATCCGAAATATTTCGACATCGAGAACTGGGAGCTGCCCGGCGGCATCCAGAACAAGCTGCACCTCCTGGCGCGCCGCATCGTCATTGCCCATCCGAGGACCGGAAAGCCCATCGACGTCACCGCTCCGCTTCCGCCGCACATGCAGCAGAGCTTCAATCTCCTGGGCCTCGATACGAGCCGCTACGATCCCATCGTCGAGGCGCCTGAAGAGTAG
- the crcB gene encoding fluoride efflux transporter CrcB, whose protein sequence is MKSYLLVFLGAGIGGALRHGVNVGCARYCGTAFPWGTLTVNVVGSFLMGAIAGWLAFKAGEGWSQPLRLFLTTGILGGFTTFSAFSLDAVLIWERGQAGIAATYVVGSVLLSIAGLVAGLGLVRTIAA, encoded by the coding sequence ATGAAATCCTATCTCCTCGTCTTCCTCGGCGCCGGGATTGGCGGCGCCCTCCGGCATGGAGTGAATGTCGGCTGCGCCCGTTACTGCGGGACAGCTTTTCCCTGGGGGACGCTGACGGTGAACGTGGTCGGCTCGTTCCTGATGGGAGCCATCGCCGGGTGGCTCGCCTTCAAGGCAGGCGAGGGATGGAGCCAACCCCTGCGGCTCTTCCTCACCACCGGGATCCTCGGCGGCTTCACGACCTTCTCGGCTTTCTCGCTCGATGCGGTGCTGATCTGGGAACGGGGGCAGGCCGGGATCGCGGCGACCTACGTGGTCGGGTCGGTTCTTCTCTCCATCGCCGGTCTGGTGGCCGGCCTGGGCCTTGTGCGGACGATCGCGGCCTAG
- a CDS encoding replication-associated recombination protein A, with product MSDLFSSAGLDQSAPRPLADRMRPTKLSEVVGQDHLVGQDGILTRLIASKTLGSLIFWGPPGTGKTTVARLLAHETDLHFEQISAIFSGVADLKKVFEAARHRRSTGKGTLLFVDEIHRFNRAQLDAFLPVMEDGTITLVGATTENPSFELNAALLSRARVLLFKSLDEAAIERILARAEEVTGKSLPLDGEARASLVRMADGDGRASLTLAEEVWRSAKPGEVFDAEQLQEIIQRRAPIYDKGQEGHYNLISALHKTVRGSDPDAALYYLTRMLDAGEDRLFIARRLVRMAVEDIGLADPQALVIANAAKDAFDFLGSPEGELALAQAAVYLATAPKSNALYTAYKAATRVAKEHGSLMPPKTILNAPTKLMKQIGYGESYAYDHDEPDAFSGQDYWPEKLGRQDFYDPVDRGFEREIRKRLDWWERLRRERRREDDGE from the coding sequence ATGAGCGACCTGTTTTCATCCGCCGGCCTCGATCAATCCGCGCCTCGTCCGCTGGCGGACAGGATGCGTCCGACAAAGCTCTCCGAGGTGGTCGGGCAGGACCACCTCGTCGGGCAGGACGGAATCCTGACCCGGCTCATCGCGTCCAAAACCCTGGGGTCCCTGATCTTCTGGGGCCCGCCCGGCACCGGCAAGACCACGGTGGCGCGCCTGCTCGCCCATGAGACCGATCTTCATTTCGAGCAGATCTCGGCGATCTTCTCGGGCGTTGCGGATCTCAAGAAGGTCTTCGAGGCGGCCCGTCATCGGCGGTCCACGGGCAAGGGCACGCTGCTCTTCGTCGACGAGATTCACCGCTTCAACCGGGCTCAGCTCGATGCCTTCCTGCCCGTCATGGAAGACGGCACCATCACGCTCGTCGGCGCCACCACGGAGAACCCATCCTTCGAGCTGAACGCGGCGCTTCTGTCCCGTGCCCGGGTGCTGCTATTCAAGTCTCTCGACGAGGCGGCGATCGAGCGGATCCTGGCGCGCGCCGAGGAGGTGACGGGGAAAAGCCTGCCGCTCGACGGGGAGGCGAGGGCTTCTCTCGTGCGCATGGCGGACGGGGACGGACGGGCCTCCCTGACGCTGGCCGAGGAGGTCTGGCGCTCGGCCAAACCCGGCGAGGTCTTCGACGCGGAGCAGCTGCAGGAGATCATCCAGCGCCGCGCGCCGATCTACGACAAGGGGCAGGAGGGGCATTACAACCTCATCTCCGCCCTGCACAAAACCGTCCGCGGCTCCGACCCGGATGCGGCGCTCTACTACCTGACCCGCATGCTCGATGCGGGCGAGGACAGGCTCTTCATCGCCCGCCGTCTCGTGCGCATGGCCGTGGAGGATATCGGGCTAGCCGATCCCCAGGCGCTGGTCATCGCCAACGCGGCCAAGGACGCCTTCGACTTCCTGGGCTCGCCCGAGGGCGAGCTAGCCCTCGCCCAGGCCGCCGTCTACCTCGCCACCGCGCCGAAATCGAACGCGCTCTACACGGCCTACAAGGCCGCCACCCGGGTGGCGAAGGAGCACGGCTCCCTCATGCCGCCCAAGACGATCCTGAACGCCCCGACCAAGCTCATGAAGCAGATCGGCTACGGCGAGAGCTACGCTTATGACCACGACGAGCCTGACGCTTTCTCAGGGCAGGATTACTGGCCCGAGAAGCTGGGCCGGCAGGACTTCTACGACCCCGTGGATCGCGGCTTCGAGCGGGAGATCCGGAAGCGGCTGGACTGGTGGGAGAGGCTGCGCCGGGAACGGCGGCGCGAGGACGACGGGGAATAA
- a CDS encoding Do family serine endopeptidase, which produces MRFSPFRLSLAAALMLLGTAGAQAQTQRVVPESKAQVQLSFAPVVRQTAGSVVNVYASRSERRQNGAMEEYFRRFFGDNAPGVPRGRSQSSLGSGVIVDPSGLVITNNHVIENMTEVKVALADRREFAADILLRDQRTDIAVLKLKDATNLQAIELGDSEALQVGDIVLAIGNPFGVGQTVTQGIVSALARTQVGISDYQFFIQTDAAINPGNSGGALIDMNGRVVGINTAIYSRSGGSIGIGFAVPSSMVKVVLNSARGGAKSVVRPWLGARLQPVDGDIASGLGLERPTGVLVTAVYDKGPAAEAGLKRGDAILMVDGQPVDNPDSFGYRFTLKGTQGAAPLTVLRGGKQTTLQVKLMPPPENPSREPLRGKARTPFAGATLVNMSPAVADELQVEIADDGVVVADLEDRSVAASVGFEKGDQIVAINGERLASTKDADRVINRNGGYWEITVSRGGRVFTTVLGR; this is translated from the coding sequence ATGCGCTTTTCGCCGTTTCGCCTGTCATTGGCTGCCGCCCTCATGCTGCTCGGTACAGCAGGAGCACAGGCCCAGACGCAGCGCGTCGTTCCTGAGAGCAAGGCGCAGGTCCAGCTGTCCTTCGCGCCGGTCGTGCGCCAGACGGCCGGATCCGTCGTCAACGTCTATGCCAGCCGCTCGGAGCGTCGGCAGAACGGCGCCATGGAGGAGTATTTCCGTCGCTTCTTCGGGGACAATGCGCCGGGCGTTCCCCGGGGGCGGTCGCAGAGCTCCCTCGGATCCGGCGTCATCGTCGATCCGTCGGGCCTCGTGATCACGAACAACCACGTGATCGAGAACATGACCGAGGTGAAGGTGGCACTTGCCGACCGGCGGGAATTCGCGGCCGACATCCTGCTACGCGATCAGCGCACCGACATCGCCGTGCTGAAGCTCAAGGACGCCACCAACCTCCAGGCGATCGAACTCGGCGATTCCGAAGCCCTCCAGGTCGGCGACATCGTGCTCGCCATCGGCAACCCCTTCGGCGTCGGCCAGACGGTGACCCAGGGTATCGTGTCGGCCCTGGCCCGGACCCAGGTGGGCATTTCCGATTACCAGTTCTTCATTCAGACCGACGCCGCCATCAATCCCGGCAATTCGGGCGGCGCCCTCATCGACATGAACGGCCGCGTGGTCGGCATCAACACGGCGATCTATTCGCGCTCCGGCGGCAGTATCGGCATCGGCTTCGCCGTGCCCTCGAGCATGGTCAAAGTGGTGCTGAACTCCGCCAGGGGTGGCGCCAAGAGCGTCGTCCGGCCGTGGCTCGGGGCGCGGCTGCAGCCCGTGGACGGGGACATCGCCAGCGGACTCGGCCTCGAGCGTCCGACGGGCGTCCTGGTCACCGCCGTCTATGACAAGGGACCGGCCGCGGAGGCCGGCCTGAAGCGGGGCGACGCGATCCTGATGGTCGATGGACAGCCTGTCGATAATCCGGATTCCTTCGGATACCGCTTCACCCTCAAGGGAACGCAGGGCGCGGCACCTCTCACGGTGCTTCGAGGCGGCAAGCAGACGACGCTTCAGGTCAAGCTGATGCCTCCGCCGGAGAACCCATCGCGCGAGCCGTTGCGCGGCAAGGCGCGGACGCCATTCGCCGGCGCGACGCTGGTGAACATGTCGCCCGCCGTGGCGGACGAGCTGCAGGTCGAGATCGCCGATGACGGCGTGGTCGTGGCCGATCTGGAGGATCGCAGCGTCGCCGCCAGCGTGGGCTTCGAGAAGGGCGACCAGATCGTTGCCATCAACGGCGAGCGCCTGGCCTCCACCAAGGACGCGGATCGCGTGATCAACCGCAACGGCGGCTATTGGGAAATCACGGTGAGCCGAGGTGGGCGCGTCTTTACGACGGTGCTTGGGCGATAA
- the rplQ gene encoding 50S ribosomal protein L17 yields MRHGFRGRRFNRTTEHRKAMFANMAAALIKHEQIVTTLPKAKDLRPVVEKLITLGKRGDLHARRLAMSKLRDEAMVKKLFDVLGKRYQDRNGGYTRVLKAGFRYGDNAPLAVIEFVDRDVDARGQDSGPTQKDELVEAAE; encoded by the coding sequence ATGCGTCACGGATTCCGTGGTCGTCGCTTCAACCGCACGACCGAACACCGCAAGGCCATGTTCGCCAATATGGCGGCTGCGCTGATCAAGCACGAGCAGATCGTCACGACCCTGCCGAAGGCGAAGGACCTGCGTCCCGTCGTCGAGAAGCTGATCACGCTCGGCAAGCGCGGCGATCTGCACGCCCGTCGTCTCGCCATGTCGAAGCTGCGCGACGAGGCCATGGTCAAGAAGCTGTTCGACGTTCTGGGCAAGCGCTACCAGGACCGCAACGGCGGCTACACCCGCGTTCTGAAGGCCGGCTTCCGCTACGGCGACAACGCCCCTCTGGCCGTGATCGAGTTCGTGGACCGCGACGTTGATGCGCGCGGCCAGGATTCGGGCCCGACCCAGAAGGACGAGCTGGTCGAAGCCGCCGAGTAA